CCATCAGGCGAGCATGAAGGTTTGATTGCATATCCACTATTTTGGTGACCTCTAAATTTTTTTCTTCCATAAAATTTAAATCTAGATCCAGAAGACTCGTAAACAACAATTTGATTGTCCATACTTTGACCTAGTACGAATTTATCACTTGGATGTGTAACAACAGCTGGAACGCTATGCATTGAAGGATTGCCAATATGCTTGACAACCACAGGGACATTATATTCCCAAACCAACATTTTCTTGTCGTCAGCCGTTGTTAAAATTTTGCGATTGTTATCAATAAATGTGACGGTATTTACACATCCTAAATGTTCACTATATTCTAACACAATGTTACCAGAACGTGCATCAAATTGACAAGCCTTCTTGTTTTCACCACCAACTATAAAAACATTCTCATCTGTTGGATGAACAGTAACACAATAGGGAGTTTTATCAATTGGATATACTCCTGTaatttttccatattccGTATCCCATTGGATAACTGTAGAATCAAATCCACAGCTGAAAAATCTGTTACCATCATCACTAGCAAAATTTATATCCCTTACACCCTTACAATGTCCTTTGTACGTACGAACACATCTGCGATTGTTATTAGAGTCCCATATTTTGACAaatccatccatagagGCTGACAGTAAATAGTGACCtgtttttggaaaataGAGAATTTTTTGCACAGCCATACTATGACCGACATATGTATGTATTTCTTGTTTTGGCAGTCCAGCCTTGTAGGTGTTCACATCTGCAACCTTTGCGTTTTTAGGTGGAATAACCCATGAACTATATGTACGATCAGGGTCAATTTTTTTATGAAATGTGGATACCACAATACCGTTGAATTTTGTATGCTGTTTTCCGTCATCAACAATAACCTCGTTCCTATCTAAAGCGTCGCTAGGGTTTACACGGGGTAAGGCAACTCCAGTATCTCTGGTTTTTGTTTTTGCAGaatccttttccttttcgGTAGGTTCTGATACAGCTGGACTTGGAACTGGAAGTTCACCCTCTTCAAATGGAATCCAAGGACCAAAGATGTCCTCAGAATGGATCTCTGATTGTGTTAAACGTCGCCTTCTCTTCAAATCTACATTTCTATCTTCATGAGACTGAGCAATCAACAAgtcattctttaaaatttcattTTGAAAACTAACATCATTATAATAAATTTTTTCGGATATTCCACTTGGTGTACTATATACACCCCCAACACTTTCAAACGCGAGTGGCAAAATACTTCTTCCCTCGGTAATTGCGAGTGCGTTCTGTACTATTGATGATGCACTTTTATACGACGGATGATCCACAGAGTAATTAACTTCTAGAACATCTTCATGATTTCTAGCATGTTCTCTGACTAGTGCTTTAGAAGTTTTATCTTGTTTCCCTTCGAGAGAAGGCTTGTCTTGTTCGAGTTCTGGAGTGAAATTATCAAATTGCGATAATATTATAGATTCAGAAGTTCTAGAGCCGATTTCAACTCCTAAAATCGAGAGCTCTCCGGTTTTAGGGGCACTGTATAAAACAGTTTCGCCTTTTAAAGCAGTATTTGTAACATGACCAGCGGTCTCATGATCTTTGGGATTTCTGGACGCagatatttttgatttATAATATTCAGCATGGACTCTTGAGCTCAACTTCGTTGaagaatcatcaaaatctGTCTTCAAAAGTGTTATATCATCAACCTTGTGTTTTTTGAAGGGTCCCAGATTCTTCCCATTTGAAGCATTGAATAAGAGGCTTCTTGCAGCATGAGATAAGTCAGTGTTTTGTAGTTCCTTATCACAATGTGTTGCGTCATTCGTATGATTTTTGCCATTAGAGTTGGAATCACTCAAATCACCCTCGCTATCATAGGAACCAAGCAAATCCATGttattttgg
This region of Theileria equi strain WA chromosome 1, complete sequence genomic DNA includes:
- a CDS encoding pre-mRNA splicing factor, putative (encoded by transcript BEWA_021530A), which translates into the protein MDLLGSYDSEGDLSDSNSNGKNHTNDATHCDKELQNTDLSHAARSLLFNASNGKNLGPFKKHKVDDITLLKTDFDDSSTKLSSRVHAEYYKSKISASRNPKDHETAGHVTNTALKGETVLYSAPKTGELSILGVEIGSRTSESIILSQFDNFTPELEQDKPSLEGKQDKTSKALVREHARNHEDVLEVNYSVDHPSYKSASSIVQNALAITEGRSILPLAFESVGGVYSTPSGISEKIYYNDVSFQNEILKNDLLIAQSHEDRNVDLKRRRRLTQSEIHSEDIFGPWIPFEEGELPVPSPAVSEPTEKEKDSAKTKTRDTGVALPRVNPSDALDRNEVIVDDGKQHTKFNGIVVSTFHKKIDPDRTYSSWVIPPKNAKVADVNTYKAGLPKQEIHTYVGHSMAVQKILYFPKTGHYLLSASMDGFVKIWDSNNNRRCVRTYKGHCKGVRDINFASDDGNRFFSCGFDSTVIQWDTEYGKITGVYPIDKTPYCVTVHPTDENVFIVGGENKKACQFDARSGNIVLEYSEHLGCVNTVTFIDNNRKILTTADDKKMLVWEYNVPVVVKHIGNPSMHSVPAVVTHPSDKFVLGQSMDNQIVVYESSGSRFKFYGRKKFRGHQNSGYAIKPSCSPDGKFIASGDSRGKIFIWDWKTCRSLQTLTGHKAVTMDCKWHPTQTSRLATCSWDGTIKLWD